In Gigantopelta aegis isolate Gae_Host chromosome 14, Gae_host_genome, whole genome shotgun sequence, the following proteins share a genomic window:
- the LOC121389017 gene encoding gigaxonin-like, whose translation MASQQNISVANKTEKPWKLSCELHAKKLLRVLNDTRSCEHLCDAVVIIDGEEILVQKNILSAASEYFRSIFTYEHSKAVDKGDTNERNMRKVCIDLTTNEITADTFRSILDYIYTSETTLCSENIQDILQAADVFLLTDLKLACCQYLEECIAPHNVIGIREFAARYSCPWIHSKSTRYLDKHFRDVSFSEEFQNLSFSSVCEILTRNTIMVRVEEDIVEAILRWVNFDLPERKSQLHPAVMRCVRASLVKDQSVARLLEDYPLLHDEGSLVQCIQQLRRTAQEPQCRGSSPVIILCGGKGQPTDPLESADIRACVRFAKYRRFHESATDTWMEMSPMQVPRTGHGFTEAEGFLYAVGGIDGNHQILKNGEKYDPLQNTWSPIAPMEHSRSRFGLVTIDDNIYAIGGSSDLSSQPLTTMEVYNIFTNRWRTLPDVPIKRLWSSYASLNKKIYVIAGHTSTKFYEAVECFNTKTETWVSVCPMRERRCDARAVAADGDIFVVGGYRKIECPGMMHSDSSFKFCGTEVYTPEVDCWVSLTTPNGAQALCTMQDNSYVEGAVACQDEVLVVGNLDVGNGSHCVRAYNRQTRKWRCVMATQPTNQWSYQVAMLLMPNATLSKIQWDQGQLYFRDIKQT comes from the exons ATGGCGTCACAGCAAAATATTTCTGTggcaaacaaaactgaaaaacCTTGGAAACTTTCATGTGAACTGCATGCAAAGAAATTACTACGAGTTCTTAATGACACAAGAAGCTGTGAACATTTGTGTGATGCTGTTGTCATTATTGATGGAGAGGAAATTCTTGTTCAGAAGAATATCTTATCCGCTGCAAGCGAATATTTTCG aaGTATTTTCACTTATGAGCATTCGAAAGCAGTTGACAAGGGTGATACAAATGAAAGGAATATGAGAAAAGTGTGTATAGACTTGACGACTAATGAAATAACGGCAGACACATTTCGAAGTATCCTCGATTATATTTACACATCGGAGACAACTTTGTGTTCAG aaaatattcAAGATATTCTGCAGGCAGCTGACGTGTTTCTGCTCACTGATCTCAAGTTGGCGTGCTGTCAGTACTTGGAGGAGTGCATCGCTCCTCACAATGTCATCGGGATTCGTGAGTTTGCCGCTCGCTACTCCTGTCCCTGGATCCACAGCAAGAGTACTCGCTACTTGGACAAACACTTTAG AGATGTAAGTTTTTCAGAGGAATTCCAAAATCTCTCGTTCTCCTCGGTCTGTGAGATTTTGACTCGCAACACGATAATGGTGAGAGTGGAAGAAGACATTGTTGAAGCCATTCTCAGATGGGTGAACTTTGACCTGCCTGAAAGAAAGAGCCAGTTACATCCAGCGGTTATGAGATGTGTGCGAGCCAGTCTAGTGAAGGACCAGAGTGTTGCTAGGTTACTGGAAGATTACCCACTACTCCATGATGAAGGCAGTCTTGTACAGTGTATTCAGCAATTACGCCGCACGGCTCAAGAACCACAGTGTCGTGGATCAAGCCCTGTAATCATTCTGTGTGGTGGGAAGGGTCAACCTACAGA TCCTCTAGAGAGTGCCGACATCAGAGCTTGTGTCCGCTTTGCCAAGTACCGGAGGTTCCACGAAAGCGCTACCGACACGTGGATGGAGATGTCTCCCATGCAGGTTCCTCGCACTGGACATGGTTTCACTGAAGCAG AAGGATTTCTGTATGCTGTTGGTGGAATTGACGGAAACCATCAGATTCTCAAGAACGGGGAGAAATACGATCCCCTACAGAACACCTGGTCACCCATTGCCCCAATGGAACACTCGAGGTCCAGATTCGGTCTGGTTACCATTGACGACAACATCTACGCCATCGGCGGCAGCAGTGATTTGTCGTCGCAACCGCTGACGACGATGGAGGTGTACAACATCTTCACCAACAGGTGGCGCACCCTTCCCGACGTGCCCATCAAGCGGCTGTGGTCGAGCTACGCGAGCCTCAACAAGAAGATCTATGTGATCGCGGGGCACACGAGCACCAAGTTCTACGAGGCCGTCGAGTGTTTCAACACGAAGACCGAGACATGGGTGTCCGTGTGTCCCATGCGAGAGCGGCGCTGCGACGCGCGCGCGGTGGCCGCCGATGGGGACATCTTCGTCGTCGGCGGATACAGGAAGATAGAGTGTCCCGGCATGATGCACTCGGACAGCAGTTTCAAGTTCTGCGGGACGGAGGTCTACACGCCAGAGGTGGACTGCTGGGTTTCGCTGACCACCCCAAACGGAGCCCAGGCTCTGTGCACCATGCAGGATAACTCGTACGTGGAAGGGGCGGTCGCCTGCCAGGATGAAGTTCTGGTCGTCGGCAACCTCGATGTCGGTAACGGCAGTCACTGTGTCAGGGCCtacaacagacagacaagaaAATGGCGGTGTGTCATGGCAACACAGCCGACCAATCAGTGGTCGTACCAGGTGGCCATGCTGCTGATGCCAAATGCTACTCTTAGCAAGATTCAGTGGGATCAAGGACAGCTGTATTTTAGAGATATTAAGCAAACATGA